From a single Marinobacter sp. SS13-12 genomic region:
- a CDS encoding GrxA family glutaredoxin, which yields MEQVTIFGRASCGFCTRARQLCEINDLPYRYVDIVEEGISKEDLSKTIGKPVHTVPQIFVGQVHVGGFDDFSGYLERVGTAAH from the coding sequence ATGGAGCAAGTCACTATTTTTGGCCGTGCTTCCTGTGGGTTCTGTACGCGCGCAAGGCAGCTTTGCGAAATCAATGATCTCCCTTATCGCTACGTAGACATCGTCGAGGAGGGGATCAGTAAAGAGGATCTGTCGAAAACCATAGGCAAGCCGGTTCATACGGTCCCGCAGATTTTCGTGGGCCAGGTGCATGTTGGCGGGTTTGACGACTTTTCCGGATATCTGGAGCGGGTCGGTACCGCGGCCCACTGA
- a CDS encoding methyl-accepting chemotaxis protein, which produces MRKLSLRFKLYALVISLLLVMGISIVVTAQLSLGQMEQRITSETRETVQSMAVERLSATAGKYGELVSGMFATAYRTPEVVRNVISRNIQADSSGRISRIDLQETIGAILEEQDSLSSIYAQFEPDAYDGQDRYFTGGVEEHSSDEGTLEIYYYRTPEGDVTFSRTEDPSVKYLEARNEFGIREAEWYLCSRDARKPCIMEPYEYEIEEGYSELMTSLVMPILEDGGFAGVAGVDINLSTLQQTVQNVSRELYDGESRVTLLSNKGLIAASSHYDDYLGRPLSEALPQQADQYTALHRGDGTYDDGETLAVSYPIEIDLPDTEWSLLIELPRETALADVAEITGLLSSEVSTTAGRQTMVGVLVSILAIVVLVVLVRSVTKPLNEIRDRMKNLASAEGDLTRELDIETHAELIELAGGFNTFLGRLREMINDLKEVNGKVSQQAADVGVIAGETDDQTERQHQDIESVVAAMNEMSAAAGEVAGFAGEAAENAQMAQDGVRFTQDTLTSALEGVSALAGDMDEASTAISHVATRSEEINRIIEVIRGVAEQTNLLALNAAIEAARAGEQGRGFAVVADEVRTLASRTRESTDEISQMIDGLQSDVSGAVTVIRSGVDRATRAVEGTREADHSLASVVERIATIVEHVTHVATAAEEQSSVSEEINQNLTRIGDAANDLRALAQRVSGSGRSLDEQVRALDSELSRLKT; this is translated from the coding sequence ATGAGAAAGCTGTCACTTCGCTTCAAGCTCTACGCCCTTGTGATTTCCCTTCTGCTGGTTATGGGCATCAGTATCGTGGTGACGGCGCAGCTGTCCCTGGGACAAATGGAGCAAAGAATCACCTCCGAAACCCGTGAAACGGTTCAGAGTATGGCCGTCGAGCGGCTGAGTGCAACGGCCGGCAAGTATGGAGAGCTGGTCAGCGGCATGTTTGCGACAGCCTACCGGACGCCGGAAGTGGTTCGCAATGTGATCAGCCGAAACATCCAGGCCGACAGCTCCGGGCGAATCAGCCGTATTGACCTTCAGGAAACCATCGGAGCTATTCTGGAAGAGCAGGACAGCCTCAGCTCCATCTACGCCCAGTTCGAGCCCGATGCCTATGATGGCCAGGACCGCTATTTTACCGGTGGTGTGGAAGAGCACAGCAGTGACGAAGGCACCCTGGAGATCTATTACTATCGCACGCCGGAAGGGGATGTGACGTTCAGTCGCACCGAAGACCCGTCGGTAAAGTACCTGGAGGCACGCAACGAGTTCGGGATTCGCGAGGCGGAATGGTACCTGTGCTCCAGGGATGCCAGAAAGCCCTGCATCATGGAGCCCTACGAATATGAAATCGAAGAGGGTTATTCCGAGCTGATGACCAGCCTGGTGATGCCCATTCTCGAAGATGGCGGATTCGCCGGTGTGGCAGGGGTTGATATCAACCTGTCCACGTTGCAGCAAACCGTCCAGAACGTCAGTCGTGAGCTCTACGATGGTGAGTCGCGGGTTACCCTGCTCAGCAACAAGGGCCTGATCGCTGCGTCCAGCCACTACGATGACTACCTGGGCCGGCCACTCTCGGAAGCCCTGCCACAACAGGCAGATCAATACACCGCTCTGCATCGTGGTGATGGCACCTACGATGACGGGGAGACGCTGGCCGTGTCCTACCCCATCGAGATCGACCTGCCGGATACCGAGTGGTCGCTGCTGATCGAACTGCCCCGGGAAACTGCCCTGGCGGATGTGGCCGAGATTACCGGGCTGCTGTCCAGTGAGGTGAGCACCACGGCCGGGCGACAGACCATGGTGGGTGTGCTGGTATCGATCCTTGCAATTGTGGTTCTGGTGGTACTGGTGCGCTCGGTCACCAAACCGCTCAATGAGATCCGCGACCGTATGAAAAACCTGGCCAGTGCAGAGGGGGATCTGACCCGCGAGCTGGATATTGAAACCCATGCGGAGTTGATCGAGCTTGCCGGCGGGTTTAATACCTTCCTTGGCCGGCTCCGGGAAATGATCAACGACCTGAAAGAGGTCAACGGCAAGGTTAGCCAGCAGGCGGCGGATGTGGGCGTGATTGCCGGGGAAACCGATGACCAGACCGAGCGTCAGCATCAGGATATCGAGAGTGTTGTTGCTGCCATGAACGAGATGTCCGCGGCTGCCGGCGAAGTGGCCGGATTCGCCGGTGAAGCGGCAGAAAATGCGCAAATGGCCCAGGACGGCGTGCGCTTTACCCAGGACACGCTGACATCAGCCCTGGAGGGTGTCAGCGCACTTGCCGGCGATATGGACGAGGCGAGCACGGCTATCAGTCATGTTGCCACCCGTAGTGAGGAAATTAACCGGATTATCGAGGTTATCCGCGGGGTTGCGGAACAGACCAACCTGTTAGCCCTGAATGCGGCCATAGAGGCCGCCCGGGCAGGAGAACAGGGCCGCGGTTTTGCCGTGGTGGCGGATGAGGTAAGAACCCTCGCGTCCCGCACCCGGGAGTCGACCGACGAGATCAGCCAGATGATTGATGGCCTGCAAAGTGATGTGAGCGGTGCCGTCACCGTTATCCGGAGTGGTGTTGACCGGGCGACCCGGGCCGTTGAAGGAACCCGTGAGGCCGACCATTCCCTGGCTTCGGTAGTAGAGCGTATTGCCACCATTGTTGAGCACGTTACCCACGTGGCTACTGCGGCGGAGGAACAGAGCTCTGTCAGTGAGGAAATCAATCAGAACCTGACCCGTATTGGCGACGCTGCTAACGATCTGCGAGCCCTCGCGCAAAGAGTGAGTGGAAGCGGACGCTCGCTGGATGAACAGGTGCGGGCGCTGGATTCCGAGCTGAGTCGCCTTAAAACCTGA
- a CDS encoding AarF/ABC1/UbiB kinase family protein, whose amino-acid sequence MASRSRNNSVARIKTGSFERRLTLTRAGLFAGTRMASHMATNWFGSKDKRDARHRKMLSSQAEFLVDELGKLKGSVVKIGQVMALYGEHFLPEEVTEALHTLEDQTTWLEWSAIERVLKDELGADRLAELEVDPDPIGAASLGQVHRARRRSDGLELVLKVQYPGVDEAVDSDLNSVAQLLKVARLVSFGPEFDDWLEEVRDMMHREVDYRLEARTTEKFRQMLLDDPRFVVPRVLDEYCTAHVIASTYEQGHSVSSVAVRELSLERRSELGRAALELFFRELFVWGEIQTDPNFGNYRIRIAGENGADSQHDQIVLLDFGAVQSYSAAFLDPVIQMIRASYEGDLEAVIDGGVKLRFMSVDWPADVLEKFGAVCMSVLEPLSRDRSSWPDYAVNDKGEYRWKQSDLPSRVARQAARSAISRYFKVPPKEFVFLNRKLIGVYTFIAVLNAEFNGEELLRDYLYGDPGTPDASSTSHITKA is encoded by the coding sequence ATGGCATCCAGATCCAGGAACAACTCCGTTGCACGTATCAAGACCGGAAGTTTTGAACGCCGGCTTACCCTCACAAGGGCCGGGCTGTTTGCCGGTACACGCATGGCGTCCCATATGGCCACCAACTGGTTTGGCAGCAAGGACAAACGGGATGCCAGGCATCGCAAGATGCTGTCCAGCCAGGCCGAATTTCTGGTGGACGAGCTCGGTAAGCTGAAAGGCAGTGTGGTCAAGATCGGACAGGTAATGGCTCTGTACGGCGAGCACTTCCTGCCAGAGGAAGTGACCGAAGCGCTGCATACCCTGGAAGACCAGACCACCTGGCTGGAGTGGTCCGCCATTGAGCGCGTACTGAAAGACGAGCTGGGTGCTGACCGGCTGGCGGAACTGGAAGTAGACCCGGACCCGATCGGCGCTGCCTCCCTGGGCCAGGTTCACCGTGCCCGGCGGCGCAGTGACGGGCTCGAGCTGGTGCTCAAGGTTCAGTACCCTGGCGTTGACGAGGCGGTAGACAGTGATCTGAACTCGGTAGCCCAGTTGCTCAAGGTGGCACGCCTGGTGTCATTTGGCCCGGAATTTGATGACTGGCTGGAAGAAGTGCGGGACATGATGCACCGGGAAGTCGATTATCGCCTTGAAGCCCGCACCACGGAGAAATTCCGGCAGATGCTGCTGGACGATCCGCGCTTTGTGGTGCCCCGGGTCCTGGACGAATACTGCACGGCTCACGTTATCGCCTCCACCTACGAGCAGGGCCATTCGGTCAGTTCTGTGGCAGTCAGGGAGCTGTCTCTGGAGCGCCGCAGTGAACTTGGCAGGGCGGCGCTGGAGTTGTTCTTCAGGGAGCTGTTCGTCTGGGGTGAAATCCAGACCGACCCCAACTTTGGCAACTATCGCATCCGCATTGCCGGCGAGAACGGTGCTGACAGCCAGCATGACCAGATCGTATTGCTGGATTTCGGTGCGGTTCAGTCCTATTCGGCAGCGTTTCTCGACCCGGTTATCCAGATGATCCGGGCCTCCTACGAGGGTGACCTTGAAGCCGTCATAGATGGCGGTGTGAAGCTCCGTTTCATGAGCGTGGACTGGCCAGCAGATGTGCTGGAAAAGTTCGGTGCCGTCTGCATGTCGGTGCTGGAACCCCTGTCACGGGACCGGAGCAGTTGGCCGGATTACGCCGTAAACGACAAGGGCGAATATCGCTGGAAACAGAGCGACCTGCCGTCCCGGGTTGCCCGCCAGGCGGCACGGTCCGCCATCAGCCGTTACTTCAAGGTTCCGCCGAAAGAGTTTGTCTTTCTCAATCGTAAGCTGATTGGTGTCTATACCTTCATCGCCGTGCTCAACGCCGAGTTCAATGGTGAGGAACTGCTGCGGGACTACCTCTACGGAGACCCGGGGACACCGGATGCCTCCAGTACCAGCCATATCACCAAGGCATAG
- the mpl gene encoding UDP-N-acetylmuramate:L-alanyl-gamma-D-glutamyl-meso-diaminopimelate ligase: MHIHILGICGTFMGSLAVLARELGHTVTGSDQGVYPPMSTQLEAQGIGLMEGYHRDNLKPEPDLVLIGNAVSRGNPEVEAVLNQNIDYMSGPEWLAREVLRHRWVLAVAGTHGKTTTTAMLLWILEQAGFEAGYLVGGVPHDFPVSARLGNSDFFVIEADEYDSAFFDKRSKFVHYRPHTLILNNLEFDHADIFENVEVIERQFHHLVRTVPSRGLIVRPALDTHLDRALELGCWTSIQATSVGSEVPYMADWRAELLAEDGSRFMVVHHEQPVATVNWSQTGLHNVRNALAAIAAARHVGVTPDHSVAALCRFSGVKRRMELLADIEGVHIYDDFAHHPTAITTTLEGLRNKVGEETILALIEPRSNTMQQGVHQQTLLPSAAAADRVIWANLNQMDWLPALIEGHNATAEAPERHCVESTVEALIGRVLEQVSGPCHIVIMSNGGFGGIHQKLIAELEGKTGQGTSA, encoded by the coding sequence ATGCATATTCATATCCTGGGAATCTGTGGCACCTTCATGGGCAGCCTGGCCGTGCTGGCCAGAGAGCTGGGGCATACTGTAACCGGCTCCGATCAGGGCGTGTATCCGCCCATGAGCACCCAGTTGGAAGCCCAGGGCATCGGATTGATGGAGGGTTACCATCGCGACAACCTCAAGCCCGAACCTGATCTGGTGCTCATTGGCAACGCCGTGTCCCGGGGCAATCCGGAAGTGGAAGCGGTCCTGAACCAGAATATCGACTACATGTCCGGCCCCGAATGGTTGGCGCGGGAAGTGTTGCGTCATCGCTGGGTGCTGGCGGTAGCGGGTACCCATGGCAAAACCACCACAACCGCCATGTTGCTGTGGATACTGGAACAGGCAGGTTTCGAGGCTGGCTACCTGGTGGGCGGCGTGCCCCACGACTTCCCGGTCTCCGCCCGGCTGGGTAACAGCGATTTCTTCGTGATTGAGGCGGATGAATACGACAGCGCCTTCTTCGACAAGCGTTCCAAGTTTGTTCACTACCGGCCTCACACCCTGATTCTCAACAATCTGGAGTTCGACCACGCCGACATTTTCGAGAACGTGGAGGTCATTGAGCGCCAGTTCCATCATCTGGTCAGAACTGTGCCCTCTCGCGGTCTGATTGTGCGCCCGGCGCTGGATACCCATCTCGACAGGGCGCTGGAACTGGGCTGCTGGACCAGCATTCAGGCCACGTCAGTCGGCAGTGAGGTGCCCTATATGGCCGACTGGCGGGCGGAGTTGCTGGCCGAGGATGGCAGCCGGTTCATGGTGGTTCACCACGAACAGCCCGTCGCGACAGTGAATTGGTCGCAGACGGGGCTGCACAACGTTCGTAACGCCCTGGCAGCCATCGCCGCTGCCCGCCATGTAGGGGTGACGCCGGACCATTCCGTGGCGGCATTGTGCCGGTTTTCCGGCGTCAAACGGCGGATGGAGTTGCTGGCAGATATTGAGGGTGTCCACATATACGACGATTTCGCCCATCATCCCACAGCCATCACCACCACCCTCGAAGGGCTGCGCAACAAAGTGGGGGAGGAGACCATCCTCGCCCTGATCGAACCGCGCTCCAATACCATGCAGCAAGGGGTGCACCAGCAGACACTGCTGCCCAGCGCCGCAGCGGCAGACCGGGTAATCTGGGCCAACCTGAATCAGATGGACTGGTTGCCAGCGTTGATTGAGGGCCATAACGCCACAGCGGAGGCGCCGGAGCGTCACTGTGTGGAGTCAACCGTGGAAGCGCTGATTGGCAGGGTTCTGGAACAGGTCTCCGGCCCCTGCCATATTGTCATCATGAGTAATGGCGGTTTTGGTGGTATTCATCAGAAGCTGATTGCGGAACTTGAAGGTAAAACCGGTCAGGGAACATCAGCATGA
- a CDS encoding 6-phosphofructokinase translates to MAIRNAFYAQSGGVTAVINASACGLIQTARKHPDQIGKVYAGRNGIIGALKEELIDTSLESDDDIQALIHTPGGAFGSCRHKLKNFSENRREYERLIEVFRAHDIGYFFYNGGGDSQDTAYKVSQLAEKMGYPITCIGVPKTVDNDLPFTDCCPGFGSVAKYIATSTLEASLDIRSMCESSTKVFILEVMGRHAGWIAASGGLAGKGEGEPPHVILFPEVPFERERFLERVDFCVREYGYCVVVASEGAQYEDGRFLADAGAKDAFGHTQLGGVAPTLANMVRQALGHKYHWAVADYLQRSARHIASATDVEQAYAVGKVAVEMALAGKQALMPTIVREQSRPYRWHIGEAPLADVANQEKKMPIHYITDDGYGITQDCRDYLEPLIYGESFPPFDDGLPRVAKLKNQLVEKKLKADFQI, encoded by the coding sequence ATGGCCATCAGAAACGCATTTTATGCCCAGTCAGGCGGTGTAACCGCCGTTATTAACGCCAGCGCCTGCGGGCTCATCCAGACCGCGCGCAAGCACCCGGACCAGATCGGCAAGGTCTACGCCGGGCGCAACGGTATCATCGGCGCCCTGAAAGAGGAGCTGATCGATACCAGCCTGGAAAGTGATGATGATATCCAGGCACTGATCCATACGCCAGGCGGCGCGTTCGGGTCCTGTCGCCACAAGCTGAAGAACTTTTCTGAAAACAGGCGCGAATACGAGCGTTTGATCGAAGTGTTCCGGGCCCACGACATCGGCTATTTCTTCTACAACGGTGGCGGCGATTCCCAGGATACCGCCTACAAGGTATCGCAGCTTGCCGAGAAGATGGGCTACCCGATTACCTGCATCGGCGTTCCCAAAACGGTGGACAATGATCTGCCCTTTACCGATTGCTGCCCCGGCTTCGGGTCGGTGGCCAAGTACATTGCCACATCCACCCTGGAAGCGAGCCTGGACATCCGCTCCATGTGCGAATCCTCCACCAAAGTGTTCATCCTGGAAGTGATGGGGCGCCATGCTGGCTGGATTGCCGCGTCTGGTGGCCTTGCCGGCAAAGGTGAAGGCGAACCGCCCCACGTCATTCTGTTCCCGGAAGTACCCTTTGAGCGGGAACGGTTCCTGGAGCGGGTGGATTTCTGCGTCAGGGAATATGGTTACTGTGTCGTGGTCGCTTCAGAAGGCGCCCAGTATGAAGACGGGCGTTTCCTGGCCGACGCCGGCGCCAAGGATGCCTTCGGCCATACCCAGCTCGGTGGCGTCGCCCCGACACTCGCCAATATGGTGCGCCAGGCGCTGGGGCACAAATACCACTGGGCGGTTGCGGATTACCTGCAGCGCAGCGCCCGCCATATTGCCTCCGCCACGGATGTGGAGCAGGCCTATGCAGTCGGCAAGGTGGCCGTGGAAATGGCCCTGGCCGGCAAGCAGGCACTGATGCCGACGATTGTGCGCGAGCAGTCACGGCCCTATCGCTGGCACATCGGCGAAGCGCCCCTGGCCGACGTTGCCAACCAGGAAAAGAAAATGCCGATCCACTATATTACCGATGATGGCTACGGCATCACCCAGGATTGCCGCGACTATCTCGAGCCTCTGATTTACGGCGAGAGTTTCCCGCCGTTTGACGACGGTTTGCCGCGGGTGGCGAAGCTGAAGAACCAGTTGGTTGAAAAGAAGCTGAAGGCCGATTTCCAGATCTGA
- a CDS encoding YqaA family protein → MAYLTLFMTALAAATLLPAYSEILLGGMVTQGYSLWWIWFWATAGNTLGSVVNGVIGRQVDRFKHKRWFPVTENQLEKARTQFNRYGQWSLLMGWLPIGGDALTLVGGIMRVPWLNFVVLVGIGKGIRYALVIWLVLEASGVPGSP, encoded by the coding sequence TTGGCCTATCTTACCCTTTTCATGACCGCCCTCGCCGCTGCAACACTGTTGCCGGCGTACTCGGAAATACTGCTCGGCGGCATGGTCACACAAGGTTATTCACTCTGGTGGATCTGGTTCTGGGCCACCGCCGGCAATACCCTGGGTTCAGTCGTCAATGGGGTTATCGGCCGGCAGGTGGATCGCTTTAAGCACAAGCGCTGGTTTCCGGTGACGGAAAACCAGCTGGAGAAAGCTCGCACCCAGTTCAACCGTTACGGGCAGTGGTCATTGCTTATGGGCTGGTTACCTATCGGCGGCGACGCGCTGACTCTCGTGGGAGGCATCATGCGCGTGCCCTGGCTCAATTTCGTGGTGCTGGTGGGCATTGGCAAGGGAATTCGCTATGCCTTGGTGATATGGCTGGTACTGGAGGCATCCGGTGTCCCCGGGTCTCCGTAG